Proteins co-encoded in one Elusimicrobiota bacterium genomic window:
- the carB gene encoding carbamoyl-phosphate synthase large subunit, with protein MPRRTDIKKILLIGSGPIVISQACEFDYSGTQACKALKSEGYEVVLVNSNPATIMTDPEIADRTYIEPLTPEILEKIIERERPNALLPTLGGQTALNLAVTLHDRGILEKYAVEMIGANANAIKKAEDRDLFKQAMERIGLDVPRSGQAYNMDDARNVVKSIGFPIIIRPSFTLGGTGGGVAYNIEEFERLASSGLELSMIHEIMLEESLIGWKEFELEVMRDLKDNVVIICSIENLDPMGVHTGDSITVAPVQTLTDREYQYMRDASIKVIREIGVETGGSNIQFAVNQDNGRMVIIEMNPRVSRSSALASKATGFPIAKIAAKLAVGYTLDEIPNDITRETPASFEPTIDYCVVKIPRFTFEKFPAADPVLTTSMKSVGETMSIGRTFKEALQKGLRSLEVGRSGLGSDGKDKITDEMCKSPDDQLLSKIRENLMTPNADRIFYLRYAFLCGITTDEIYDITKIDRWFLDNIKEIIEFENKLKKFKFDTLTPEIIRNAKELGFSDRQLAYIFKVSEKDIRKLRIEKGVESVFKLVDTCAAEFEAYTPYYYSTYDNEDETRKSKKEKIMILGGGPNRIGQGIEFDYCCVHAAFALKEDGYETIMVNSNPETVSTDYDTSDKLYFEPLTLEDVLNIVDKEKPKGVIVQFGGQTPLNLAVPLQKAGVNILGTSSDSIDRAEDRRRFDELLTKLDLKRAPGNTAMSVEEAKSIAAAIGYPVLVRPSYVLGGRAMEIVYDEEALAKYMARAVSASSEHPVLVDKFLEDAIEVDVDAIADGTKCIICGVMEHIEEAGIHSGDSACAIPPYSLSKKIVEKIKESTYGLAKELNVIGLMNIQYAVKDNEVYILEVNPRASRTIPFVSKATGVAWAKLAAKIMTGKTLVQLGITKEVEIKHTAVKEAVFPFNRFPGVDPILSPEMKSTGEVMGIDTDFGKAYTKAELGAGTELPTEGKVFISVKERDRKTALRIAQKLVKLGFTIVATKGTADYLKENGIEVTPVFKVHEGARPNTVDLIKNREVKLLINTPTIGKGLVKYDQISIRSVAVQQNLPYITTMSGALAAINGIESLTKGKITIKSIQEYHKEIKEQNS; from the coding sequence ATGCCGAGACGTACTGATATTAAAAAAATATTGTTGATTGGTTCCGGTCCGATTGTCATTAGCCAGGCGTGTGAGTTCGATTATTCAGGTACACAAGCGTGTAAAGCGTTGAAGTCTGAAGGATACGAAGTTGTGCTGGTTAACTCAAACCCGGCAACTATTATGACTGACCCTGAGATAGCTGACCGCACATATATTGAACCGTTAACCCCGGAGATCCTGGAAAAAATAATTGAACGTGAACGCCCGAATGCGTTATTACCAACTCTTGGTGGTCAGACTGCTCTTAACCTCGCGGTAACTTTGCATGACCGCGGGATACTTGAAAAGTATGCGGTTGAAATGATTGGCGCTAATGCGAATGCAATTAAGAAAGCGGAAGACCGTGACTTGTTCAAACAAGCAATGGAGCGGATAGGGTTGGATGTTCCCCGCAGCGGGCAGGCGTATAATATGGATGACGCGCGGAATGTGGTTAAATCTATAGGATTCCCGATAATCATACGGCCGAGTTTTACCTTAGGCGGTACCGGTGGCGGGGTGGCGTATAATATTGAAGAATTTGAGCGATTAGCGTCGTCAGGGCTTGAGTTGAGTATGATCCACGAGATTATGCTGGAAGAATCTCTGATCGGGTGGAAAGAGTTTGAACTCGAAGTAATGCGTGATCTGAAAGATAATGTGGTTATTATATGTTCCATAGAAAACCTTGACCCTATGGGAGTGCATACAGGGGATAGTATAACAGTTGCTCCGGTACAAACTTTAACTGACCGCGAGTACCAGTATATGCGTGACGCATCAATAAAAGTTATACGCGAAATCGGGGTGGAAACCGGTGGGTCTAATATACAGTTCGCGGTAAATCAGGATAACGGCAGGATGGTTATCATAGAAATGAACCCGCGGGTATCACGGAGTTCAGCTTTGGCATCAAAAGCTACGGGGTTCCCGATAGCTAAAATCGCGGCTAAACTGGCAGTAGGATATACACTTGATGAAATACCTAATGATATTACAAGAGAAACCCCGGCAAGTTTTGAACCTACCATTGATTATTGCGTAGTAAAAATCCCGAGGTTTACGTTTGAAAAATTCCCGGCTGCGGATCCCGTGCTTACCACCTCAATGAAATCTGTCGGGGAGACAATGTCAATCGGGAGGACTTTTAAGGAAGCGTTACAAAAAGGGTTGAGGTCTTTGGAAGTTGGGCGGTCAGGGTTGGGGAGTGATGGGAAAGATAAGATTACTGATGAAATGTGTAAGTCACCGGATGATCAGTTATTATCTAAAATCCGTGAGAACCTTATGACACCTAACGCGGACCGTATTTTTTATCTGCGTTACGCTTTTCTCTGCGGGATAACTACTGACGAGATTTATGATATCACAAAGATTGACCGCTGGTTTCTTGATAATATAAAAGAAATAATTGAGTTTGAAAATAAGCTAAAAAAATTTAAGTTTGATACTCTTACTCCTGAAATTATAAGAAACGCTAAGGAGTTAGGGTTTAGTGACCGCCAGTTAGCGTATATATTTAAAGTATCGGAAAAAGATATACGTAAGTTAAGGATTGAAAAAGGTGTGGAGAGCGTGTTCAAACTAGTGGATACCTGTGCTGCTGAATTTGAAGCTTATACGCCATACTACTATTCTACCTATGATAATGAAGATGAAACACGGAAGTCGAAGAAAGAAAAAATTATGATCCTCGGTGGCGGGCCTAACCGCATTGGGCAGGGGATTGAGTTTGATTATTGCTGTGTCCACGCAGCATTTGCATTGAAAGAAGATGGGTATGAAACAATTATGGTTAACAGTAACCCTGAAACTGTTTCAACGGATTATGATACTTCGGATAAATTATATTTTGAACCTTTGACTTTGGAAGATGTACTGAATATTGTGGATAAAGAAAAACCTAAAGGCGTGATTGTGCAGTTTGGCGGGCAAACACCGTTGAACCTCGCAGTACCCCTGCAGAAAGCCGGGGTTAATATTTTAGGTACTTCAAGTGATAGTATTGACCGTGCGGAGGACCGGCGGAGGTTCGATGAGTTACTGACAAAACTTGACCTAAAACGCGCACCGGGGAATACTGCAATGTCAGTAGAGGAAGCTAAGAGTATTGCCGCGGCAATCGGTTACCCCGTACTTGTCCGCCCGTCGTATGTCTTAGGCGGCCGTGCGATGGAAATTGTTTATGATGAAGAAGCGTTAGCAAAATATATGGCACGCGCAGTATCCGCATCTTCTGAACATCCGGTCTTGGTAGATAAGTTTTTGGAGGATGCGATTGAAGTTGATGTTGACGCTATTGCTGATGGTACAAAATGTATTATCTGTGGAGTGATGGAGCATATAGAGGAAGCCGGGATACATTCCGGTGACAGTGCATGCGCAATACCACCGTATTCGTTAAGTAAAAAAATTGTTGAAAAAATTAAGGAAAGTACGTATGGCCTGGCAAAAGAACTTAATGTAATCGGATTAATGAATATTCAGTACGCTGTAAAAGATAATGAGGTTTATATACTTGAGGTCAACCCCCGCGCGTCACGTACTATACCGTTTGTTAGTAAAGCTACCGGCGTAGCATGGGCTAAACTTGCAGCAAAAATTATGACCGGTAAAACATTGGTACAACTTGGGATTACTAAAGAAGTTGAGATAAAACATACTGCTGTTAAAGAAGCTGTGTTTCCGTTTAACCGTTTCCCGGGGGTAGATCCTATTCTTAGCCCGGAGATGAAATCTACGGGTGAAGTTATGGGGATAGATACAGATTTTGGTAAAGCTTATACTAAAGCCGAACTTGGTGCGGGGACTGAACTCCCAACCGAAGGTAAGGTTTTTATTTCAGTAAAAGAACGTGACCGCAAAACTGCTTTGCGGATAGCACAAAAACTTGTTAAACTCGGGTTTACAATAGTTGCGACAAAAGGGACTGCAGATTATCTCAAAGAAAACGGTATAGAGGTAACACCGGTATTCAAAGTACACGAAGGCGCAAGGCCGAATACCGTGGATTTAATCAAAAACCGTGAAGTAAAACTATTGATTAACACCCCGACGATTGGGAAAGGGTTGGTTAAGTATGACCAGATCTCTATCCGCAGTGTTGCGGTACAGCAAAATTTGCCGTATATCACCACAATGTCAGGCGCTCTTGCTGCAATTAATGGTATTGAATCGCTTACTAAAGGCAAGATTACAATAAAATCAATCCAGGAGTATCACAAAGAAATTAAGGAACAAAATAGTTAA
- a CDS encoding helix-turn-helix domain-containing protein — MEQKLLSITEVSEYLGLSKNTIYSWIWQRKIPYVKCGRLVKFDKKDIDQWIERHKIDILKYEKD; from the coding sequence ATGGAACAAAAGTTGCTGAGTATCACAGAAGTCTCAGAATACTTGGGTTTGAGCAAAAATACAATCTATTCCTGGATATGGCAACGCAAGATTCCTTATGTCAAGTGTGGCCGGTTGGTGAAGTTTGACAAGAAAGATATCGATCAGTGGATAGAACGACACAAAATCGATATTTTAAAATATGAGAAAGATTGA
- a CDS encoding site-specific integrase, translating to MLMQNRCQKRKVSGMYEKNGNWYLDYYVYGRRKREKIGTDKKLAETVLKKRRVEVAENKFLDIKKKLRTKLAEIIKTYLNEYSKNNKRSFFRDVVCAKHVIEYFGNKYVCDIGSLDVEKYKAFRKDVVKPATVNKELSFIKSIFSKAIEWKLADENPAAKVKKLFCDDRRIRFLSAEEIKKLLSVSEGYLRDIIVTAINTGMRRGEIFQLQWDNVDMVNKTIHIPSSLAKNKVSRKISMNSAMLKVLSNIKKHPTSPYVFCKSDGSPFRDVKKAFHTVMKKANIKDFRFHDLRHTFCSQLVLHGVDIYTVRELVGHKSIEMTMRYSHLAPDHKSQALETLSALTDAFWTLGKNSPEISGAKQEAFVVGKG from the coding sequence ATGCTAATGCAGAACCGCTGTCAAAAACGTAAAGTCTCTGGCATGTATGAAAAGAATGGTAATTGGTATTTGGATTACTATGTGTATGGCCGACGAAAAAGAGAAAAAATTGGTACAGACAAGAAGTTGGCCGAAACGGTACTTAAGAAACGCAGAGTAGAGGTTGCGGAAAATAAGTTCTTAGATATAAAGAAGAAGTTGAGGACAAAGTTGGCTGAGATCATTAAGACGTACTTAAACGAATATTCTAAAAACAATAAAAGGTCGTTTTTTAGAGACGTCGTTTGTGCTAAACATGTTATTGAATATTTTGGAAATAAGTATGTTTGCGATATAGGGTCTTTGGATGTTGAAAAATATAAAGCCTTTAGGAAAGATGTTGTCAAACCGGCAACAGTGAATAAAGAGTTGTCGTTCATCAAAAGTATATTCAGCAAGGCGATTGAGTGGAAACTTGCTGATGAAAATCCCGCAGCAAAGGTAAAGAAATTATTTTGTGATGATAGAAGGATTAGGTTCCTCTCAGCTGAAGAAATCAAAAAACTACTGAGCGTATCTGAAGGATATTTGAGGGATATAATTGTTACGGCGATAAATACTGGCATGCGTCGTGGTGAGATCTTCCAGTTGCAGTGGGATAATGTAGATATGGTAAACAAAACAATACATATACCATCTTCATTAGCGAAGAATAAGGTTTCCCGGAAAATATCAATGAATAGCGCTATGTTGAAGGTTTTGTCTAATATAAAGAAGCATCCGACAAGCCCATATGTTTTTTGTAAAAGTGACGGAAGTCCGTTCAGAGACGTGAAGAAAGCGTTTCATACAGTTATGAAGAAAGCGAATATCAAAGATTTTAGGTTCCATGACCTGAGGCATACGTTTTGTTCTCAGCTTGTATTGCATGGAGTAGATATATATACAGTGAGGGAACTAGTGGGGCATAAGTCAATAGAAATGACTATGAGGTATAGTCATCTGGCGCCGGATCATAAAAGCCAGGCGCTGGAAACACTGAGTGCTCTAACGGACGCTTTTTGGACACTTGGCAAAAATAGCCCTGAAATATCGGGAGCGAAACAAGAAGCGTTTGTCGTCGGGAAAGGATAG
- a CDS encoding Gfo/Idh/MocA family oxidoreductase, whose product MSTTKTDKLKIGVVGCGSIANTDHLPTLSNHENYVLKAVADISDERLQKVKERFNIPATYNDYNELINKEDLDVLTVCTPGNLHYPVVMAALNKGLHVMSEKPLATELSEAKEMWSLAQKNGHILGVGMLYRGKTLTRRIKNHISNGDIGTLRTIRLITLSPGPMYGTKRREIHMNAEKGPIYDCGVHYFDLGRYLTDSEYDEIIARGIMVEGYKYPDHVIALAKFKNGVMGLIEESYIYGHRAKDRVNGNWRIEVEGSMGTISFDLENSRFIMRNDKVTLDEKMDWGKKPFPDIYTNFYEATKTGKYEHLASGDDGIKAMEAAEIALKSAMNNI is encoded by the coding sequence ATGAGTACCACAAAAACGGATAAACTTAAAATCGGGGTAGTAGGTTGCGGGTCAATCGCGAATACTGACCATCTCCCTACATTATCAAACCATGAAAACTATGTATTAAAAGCCGTAGCGGATATCAGTGATGAACGCTTACAGAAAGTTAAGGAACGGTTTAATATCCCTGCAACATACAATGACTACAACGAGTTAATTAATAAAGAAGACCTTGATGTCTTAACAGTCTGTACCCCGGGGAATCTTCATTACCCTGTAGTCATGGCAGCGTTGAATAAAGGTTTACACGTGATGTCCGAAAAACCGTTAGCCACAGAACTATCAGAAGCAAAAGAAATGTGGTCACTCGCGCAGAAGAATGGGCATATCCTCGGTGTGGGTATGCTTTACCGCGGAAAAACTTTAACCCGCAGGATTAAGAATCATATATCAAACGGCGATATCGGCACTCTGCGGACAATACGGTTAATCACGCTTTCCCCAGGCCCGATGTACGGAACAAAACGCAGAGAAATTCATATGAACGCAGAAAAAGGGCCGATCTACGATTGTGGCGTACACTACTTCGACCTGGGACGTTATCTAACGGATAGCGAGTACGACGAAATCATTGCCCGTGGTATTATGGTGGAAGGTTATAAATACCCGGATCATGTGATTGCATTAGCAAAATTCAAAAACGGCGTTATGGGTTTGATAGAAGAAAGTTATATTTACGGCCACCGCGCGAAGGACCGTGTCAACGGCAACTGGCGGATCGAAGTGGAAGGTTCTATGGGCACAATATCGTTTGACCTTGAAAACTCAAGGTTTATAATGCGTAACGACAAAGTTACTTTAGACGAAAAAATGGACTGGGGCAAAAAACCGTTCCCCGACATTTACACAAACTTTTATGAAGCTACAAAAACCGGGAAATACGAACACCTCGCGTCCGGAGATGACGGGATCAAAGCAATGGAAGCTGCGGAAATAGCGCTAAAATCCGCGATGAATAATATTTAA
- the carA gene encoding glutamine-hydrolyzing carbamoyl-phosphate synthase small subunit, with translation MKAVILLEDGTILTGESFGAKGETTGEVVFNTSMSGYQEILTDPSYKGQIVMMTYPLIGNYGVNTEDVESNKVYVEGFVVKELSRVMSNWRSKMSLEEYLEKNKIIAIEGIDTRMITRRIRTKGALKGIISTIDDDPKSLEKKLESAPGLVGRDMVKEVSIKKTYKWNTDGKYHVVVFDCGVKHNILRKLQESGCRVTVVPVLATAEEVFELKPDGVVLSNGPGDPEGLPYLARQVSVMIEKNRKGEMYLPIFGICLGHQMLGLGFKGKTYKLKFGHHGGNHPVKDLVTNKVCITSQNHGFCVDIKSIPDKDVMLTHLNLYDKTNEGMKHTKLPIFSVQYHPEASPGPHDSAYLFKQFIDLMEKK, from the coding sequence ATGAAAGCTGTGATACTGCTCGAAGACGGAACAATACTTACCGGTGAAAGTTTTGGCGCTAAAGGAGAAACTACCGGCGAGGTTGTGTTCAATACCAGTATGTCAGGTTACCAGGAAATCCTTACCGACCCGTCATATAAAGGACAGATTGTTATGATGACATACCCGCTTATAGGAAACTACGGGGTTAATACTGAAGACGTGGAATCTAATAAAGTGTATGTCGAAGGGTTTGTGGTGAAAGAACTTAGCCGCGTGATGAGTAACTGGCGTTCAAAAATGTCACTCGAAGAGTATCTCGAAAAAAATAAGATTATCGCGATTGAAGGTATTGATACGCGGATGATCACCCGCCGTATCCGCACAAAAGGCGCGTTAAAAGGTATTATCTCCACAATTGATGACGATCCTAAGAGTTTAGAGAAAAAACTTGAATCCGCTCCTGGCTTGGTAGGGCGTGATATGGTTAAAGAAGTTAGTATCAAGAAAACGTATAAGTGGAATACAGACGGAAAATATCATGTAGTAGTTTTTGACTGCGGAGTGAAGCATAATATTCTAAGAAAACTTCAGGAGTCAGGATGCAGGGTTACCGTAGTACCGGTCCTAGCCACAGCGGAAGAAGTTTTTGAATTAAAACCTGATGGCGTTGTTTTATCCAACGGGCCGGGTGATCCTGAAGGATTACCCTATCTTGCACGTCAGGTGTCAGTGATGATAGAAAAAAACCGTAAGGGAGAGATGTACCTTCCGATATTCGGTATTTGCCTTGGGCATCAGATGCTGGGGTTGGGATTCAAGGGTAAGACGTATAAACTTAAGTTCGGCCATCACGGGGGTAATCATCCTGTTAAGGATTTAGTGACCAATAAAGTGTGTATTACATCGCAAAACCATGGTTTTTGTGTGGATATAAAATCAATCCCGGATAAAGATGTTATGTTGACGCATTTAAATCTTTACGATAAAACTAATGAAGGGATGAAGCATACCAAACTACCTATATTTTCTGTGCAGTACCATCCCGAAGCATCCCCGGGCCCGCATGATTCCGCGTACCTGTTTAAGCAGTTTATAGATTTAATGGAGAAAAAATAA
- a CDS encoding tetratricopeptide repeat protein — translation MKLSATTKSVLPYILLTMLSLAVYLRTVFFNYVYFDDNFLIIDNIRFLQNINNVFTAFKQDVFRLLHGNDIYYRPLLTVSFILDAQFSGVNPWGYHLSNIVIHLLNCFLLYKLLQKMSYPEPSSFFVSAIFAVLPVLTQAIAWIPGRNDSLVTLFILISLVSYLNFLEKRSVRSAVIAVLGFAGAMFTKETAVLVLFLYFAYWWIKRREDGTTENWGIITALTAGIAVTALWYILRGMALEEPIKLSIFDLILGMVINSPAVIQFLGKILLPFNLSPLALMQDTSFVYGIISVIICVVLVILTSKKRWYYLVFGILWLILFMIPSFARPDKKYGVELYEHRMYFPVIGFLIFLLETRVGEEIKNNGSIVNIIKVVVITLLSLVTFTYSSVFSDKLPFWQAAVKGSPASPLAHRNLGVMYYFGNDFDKAEFHYRKALELNPYEPMAHNNLGLIYSNKNMLSEAEQEFNNELRINPSYDIAHFNLGLLYYRSNRFDLAEKFWKDTLKLNPDYAEAHYDLAVMYCQANRYDYARFHLTKAQECGYTQISPQLVKLLACN, via the coding sequence ATGAAACTATCGGCAACAACAAAGTCAGTTCTTCCATACATATTATTAACCATGTTATCCCTAGCCGTATACCTTCGTACCGTATTTTTTAATTACGTGTATTTCGATGACAACTTTCTAATTATAGACAACATAAGGTTTCTCCAGAATATAAATAATGTATTCACAGCGTTTAAACAGGATGTTTTCCGTTTATTGCATGGTAATGATATATATTACCGCCCTTTATTGACTGTATCATTTATCCTTGACGCGCAATTTTCGGGAGTGAATCCATGGGGGTATCATCTAAGTAATATAGTGATTCATCTGCTAAACTGTTTTTTGCTCTATAAACTGTTGCAAAAAATGTCATATCCTGAACCATCATCATTTTTTGTGTCCGCAATTTTTGCGGTTCTCCCAGTACTGACACAGGCAATTGCATGGATTCCCGGGCGGAATGATTCTTTAGTAACATTATTTATCCTGATTTCTCTGGTTAGTTACCTTAATTTTCTTGAAAAAAGAAGTGTAAGGAGCGCGGTGATAGCTGTGTTAGGATTTGCAGGTGCGATGTTTACAAAAGAAACGGCAGTACTGGTACTATTTTTGTACTTCGCATACTGGTGGATAAAACGCAGGGAAGACGGAACTACAGAAAATTGGGGAATAATAACTGCCTTAACTGCAGGGATCGCAGTTACGGCCTTATGGTATATTCTACGTGGGATGGCGTTGGAAGAGCCTATCAAGTTAAGTATATTTGATTTGATACTGGGTATGGTTATTAATTCGCCAGCAGTTATACAGTTTCTTGGAAAAATATTATTGCCGTTCAACTTATCCCCTCTGGCGTTAATGCAGGACACATCGTTTGTATACGGTATTATTTCCGTAATAATATGTGTGGTACTAGTGATATTAACCTCAAAGAAGCGGTGGTACTACCTGGTATTCGGTATTTTATGGCTAATACTTTTTATGATTCCATCCTTTGCGCGGCCTGATAAAAAGTATGGGGTTGAATTATATGAGCACAGAATGTATTTCCCGGTTATCGGGTTCCTCATTTTTTTGTTGGAAACAAGGGTTGGGGAAGAGATTAAAAATAATGGGAGTATAGTTAACATTATAAAAGTTGTAGTGATAACATTGCTGAGTTTAGTTACTTTCACATATTCATCTGTGTTTAGTGACAAACTACCGTTTTGGCAGGCAGCGGTAAAAGGTTCGCCTGCGTCGCCGTTGGCACACAGGAATCTCGGGGTGATGTATTACTTTGGTAATGATTTTGATAAAGCGGAATTTCATTATAGAAAAGCGTTGGAGTTAAACCCTTACGAACCTATGGCACATAATAATCTTGGGTTGATATACTCCAATAAAAATATGTTAAGTGAAGCTGAACAGGAGTTTAACAATGAATTGAGGATCAACCCGTCCTACGACATTGCTCATTTCAACCTTGGTTTGTTATACTACCGGTCTAACCGTTTTGACCTAGCGGAAAAGTTTTGGAAGGATACACTCAAACTCAATCCTGACTACGCAGAGGCGCATTACGACCTTGCGGTAATGTATTGCCAGGCAAACCGGTACGATTATGCACGGTTTCATCTGACAAAAGCACAGGAGTGCGGGTATACACAGATATCGCCGCAACTTGTGAAGTTGCTTGCTTGTAACTAA
- a CDS encoding ribose-phosphate pyrophosphokinase, which translates to MQGNLKLFTGTAHEQLSKEIADYLKVPLAQTHNSRFADGEIEIKVLENVRGFDCYILQPTCPPVNERLMELFIITDALRRASASRITVVLPYFGYARQDRKVLPRVPITAKLVSNLIVAAGANRVLTVDLHAGQIQGFFDIPVDNLYATDVVMEYFKSKNLTNIVIVSPDIGGAERARTVANQLNCDLAIIDKRRPKPNEASIMNIIGEIRGKNAIIIDDMVDTAGTLVKVAEALTKHGALSVYAACSHAVLSGRAIELIKNSPLIELVSTNSIPLNENKKIDKIKTISIAPLLGEAIRRIHNNESVSELFKR; encoded by the coding sequence ATGCAAGGCAACCTCAAACTTTTTACCGGTACAGCGCATGAACAGTTATCCAAAGAAATAGCGGACTACCTCAAAGTACCTTTAGCACAAACACATAACAGCAGATTCGCAGACGGTGAAATTGAGATAAAAGTCCTTGAAAATGTCCGTGGGTTTGACTGTTATATCCTTCAACCAACCTGCCCGCCGGTAAATGAACGGTTGATGGAACTTTTTATTATCACCGACGCATTACGCCGTGCATCAGCAAGTAGAATTACGGTAGTACTCCCATACTTTGGCTATGCGCGTCAAGACCGTAAAGTACTCCCCAGGGTTCCAATCACAGCAAAACTTGTAAGCAACCTTATTGTAGCCGCCGGAGCAAACCGCGTACTTACGGTTGACCTCCATGCAGGACAAATCCAAGGTTTCTTTGATATCCCGGTTGATAATCTATACGCTACTGATGTTGTAATGGAATATTTTAAAAGTAAAAACCTTACTAATATCGTTATAGTAAGCCCTGATATCGGCGGTGCGGAACGCGCACGTACAGTAGCGAACCAGCTAAACTGCGACCTTGCAATCATAGATAAACGTCGGCCAAAACCAAATGAAGCTTCAATCATGAACATCATCGGTGAAATTAGAGGTAAAAACGCAATCATTATTGACGATATGGTTGATACTGCCGGGACACTGGTAAAAGTAGCGGAAGCTTTAACGAAACATGGCGCATTAAGTGTCTATGCTGCGTGCTCACATGCAGTATTATCCGGCCGTGCGATTGAGTTAATAAAAAATTCGCCGTTAATAGAACTTGTCAGTACTAATTCCATACCATTAAATGAAAACAAAAAAATTGATAAGATAAAAACTATTTCAATTGCACCATTACTCGGTGAAGCTATCAGAAGAATACATAACAACGAATCTGTAAGCGAATTATTTAAAAGGTAA
- the glmU gene encoding bifunctional UDP-N-acetylglucosamine diphosphorylase/glucosamine-1-phosphate N-acetyltransferase GlmU yields the protein MKSNNLNIIILAAGEGTRMKSATPKVLHPIIDKPMIRWVTDAAEKLHPQKIYLIVSPKTKQAIAELYKNDNKYVLVTQPKPLGTAHAVKQSSRYLANSTSDVLIFCGDTPLLTSDTLLSLWKKHGSVRNALTLSSAVVHKPYGYGRVKMEVTTNHVVAIVEENDASPEEKKINEINVGVYCASARTLFKALNKVRPNNIKGEYYLTDAVKIMSDEHQRVGVYRITDERECWGVNTRCQLADAARVLRQRILEYHMANGVTIIDPATTYIDSQTVIGQDTTILPGTFLKGATVIGTNCTVGPFTMIENSIIKNNTTLIMSVIEDSKIGNNVISGPWSHLRPGCVIKDNVKIGNYAEVKKSVLSSNVHMGHHSYIGDSIVGEDVNIGAGVITCNYDGITKHSTVIQPNAFIGSNSNLVAPVVIGNNAVIAAGSTITENVPAKSLAIARQRQTVKLNWNIRRRK from the coding sequence ATGAAATCGAATAATCTCAATATCATAATACTCGCTGCCGGAGAAGGCACACGGATGAAATCGGCAACACCCAAAGTGCTGCACCCAATCATTGATAAACCAATGATCCGCTGGGTTACTGACGCAGCCGAGAAACTTCATCCACAAAAAATTTATTTAATTGTCAGCCCAAAAACAAAACAGGCAATCGCGGAATTATACAAAAATGACAATAAATATGTACTGGTAACGCAACCAAAACCTCTTGGTACCGCTCATGCAGTAAAACAATCCTCGCGGTACTTAGCAAATTCAACCTCTGACGTCTTAATTTTTTGCGGAGATACACCGCTGCTTACAAGCGATACACTGCTAAGTTTATGGAAAAAACACGGGTCCGTCCGCAATGCTTTAACCCTCTCCAGCGCGGTTGTACATAAACCGTATGGATACGGCAGGGTTAAGATGGAAGTTACCACTAACCACGTTGTCGCTATTGTTGAAGAAAATGATGCATCACCTGAAGAAAAGAAGATTAACGAAATCAATGTCGGAGTGTATTGCGCATCCGCGCGTACATTATTCAAAGCATTAAACAAGGTACGGCCTAATAATATCAAAGGCGAGTATTATCTTACAGACGCCGTAAAAATTATGTCAGACGAACACCAGCGGGTTGGTGTTTACCGTATAACAGACGAACGTGAATGCTGGGGTGTAAACACCCGGTGCCAGTTAGCCGATGCTGCGCGGGTACTGCGTCAACGCATACTTGAATACCATATGGCAAACGGCGTAACCATCATTGACCCGGCAACTACGTATATTGACAGCCAAACTGTTATCGGGCAGGATACAACAATCTTACCCGGAACCTTTTTAAAAGGGGCAACAGTCATCGGTACAAACTGTACCGTCGGTCCGTTTACTATGATTGAAAATTCTATTATCAAAAACAATACTACCCTAATAATGTCTGTCATTGAGGACAGTAAAATCGGGAATAATGTTATCTCCGGCCCATGGTCACACCTGCGGCCTGGCTGTGTAATAAAAGATAATGTTAAAATCGGTAATTACGCGGAGGTAAAGAAATCAGTACTCTCCAGCAACGTACACATGGGACACCATTCCTATATTGGCGACAGTATAGTCGGTGAGGATGTCAATATCGGTGCTGGAGTCATCACCTGTAATTATGACGGTATAACTAAACACAGTACTGTTATTCAACCAAACGCATTTATCGGGAGTAACAGCAACCTCGTCGCGCCGGTAGTTATCGGTAATAACGCAGTTATTGCCGCGGGGTCTACCATCACAGAAAACGTTCCCGCTAAAAGTTTAGCAATTGCGCGGCAACGTCAAACCGTGAAACTCAATTGGAATATAAGAAGGAGAAAATAA